GCAGTAATTGTGTCCCAATGGTGTGGTGTATCCTGGAAATCAGGGGTCGTTAAGTTATGAGATAGAGACAGTTACGTAGTGGTGTTGACAGGCGCTAATGATCGTCATAATTCATTAGCTATATCATCGTGTAGTTTTCAAAACAGGAATCTATTATGGTCTTTCTAAATTCAACAACACATCACTTAAGATTAAGTTCACAAAGAGCTACTCAGCGTTTCCCAAAGAGCTCTAAACCGAACTTGGGGAACTTTATCCCTGCACTTTTGGATGTATTTCTCTCAGGCACGTCTGTCTTTAACGCGTTTAACTCCGCACCCATAGAATCACAAGAGGGTACTGCACTAGGACCATTCATCTCCTCAGGTCTTCTTCCATACAATTGCCACCACCACTCTACTTTGTGTAAATCAGGTAAAATCCAAGTGACTTCGTTTTCATCCTCCTCACCAGTTGCTTGGCATGGGACATAATCTCTTTCTATGAATTCCGATTTTCTTGACCTGAAATAATCCCAAACGCTTCTTGTTTTCTTATCGACCTCGAACTCTAAACGATCTTTCTCATTATTATAGAGAAAAGTACCATACTGGCATGAGTAAACGTGATACACTAGTCGTCTCAAAAAGCGCTCATTAAATTCAAACAATGTGGGATTTTGGGTCAATAACTGATAAATGCAGTCTAAGAACTGCTGAAAGATAGGTGAGCTAAATTTCAGGCTatttttattcttcttcctcttcttgaaatgctCCGAAACCTTGTTCACTATATCGGAGTTTAAGACGGTGCTTGAGGTCATGTTAACTATGCTATCCATTTCTGATAGCTCATTACCATCTTTTCCAAACAACGTTGTACTTGAATTGACGTCCGCGGAAGAGTTAGAAAGTCCACTAAATCCCATTGTATTATCATGGAACACACTTTCTGAGCTCAGAAGCCCagatctttcttgaaatttgtgCCCAAAAGACAGCCAGTCCTTTTCAACCAAGACCATAAAACCTTCCATTGTCCTAAAGTAAGGATCTAAGCATATTTGTACCAGTGAGCAAATTTGTGCTGTACGATCCCAACCATCTGAGCAATGTACTAGAAGATTAGACCTGTTAAAGATAATCGACTTTACCAGGGTATCAGTCGATGACAACAAAAGTCTTACATGTTTAATCCAACTGAAGCTTTTTCCGGCATTCAAAGAGGCTTTGTCGATTGGTAAATTAAGATCACCATCCACCAAGAAATGGTCAACCATATAACTTAGCGTATCCGACATGACGTGGATATTATCTATACCTAGAAATACCCGCGAGCAagtcttgttgaaattgtaGTTATCCATATTCTCACTTCCACCTCCAAGAGCCGCCTGGGCCATGGCATTAGCTGTGGGTCTTGCATCAACAACGATATTCTTTTGCTGTAGCAAGCCATTGTTGCCCTTTCCTGAGGTCTTGAAAATCTCAGCCACGAGCCGCTCATCTTGAATGGATCTTTGCTTGATTATACCCGGTAAAGGCTGTGCAGCTCTAGTGATTGAGCACTTTGTTTTCTTATAGTAATATGTCAGCACTGGTATACGTCCCTGTGATCGATATTTCGAAGCATGCATTAATAGAGTATCTGAAATCTCACTGGGGACAACAAGCTTACTAGGATAAGTCGGGCAAAATTTGTAATCGTTGTTTAGATTACTCAATCTCCAGCCACACTCAGACGACGTCAGATCGAGTCCCTGCCTTTTGAATTCAACCATCGTGTCATAAATTTGCCAGCTGTTAAATTGAGATTCGGCACTGCTTGGCGAATAAATAAATGCATAAGACAGGGAAATATCCTTCAGTACCGTGAGTTTCAGCAGCGAATCAAATACATCCCGGGCCTCTAT
The window above is part of the Torulaspora delbrueckii CBS 1146 chromosome 3, complete genome genome. Proteins encoded here:
- the YMR1 gene encoding phosphatidylinositol-3-phosphatase YMR1 (similar to Saccharomyces cerevisiae YMR1 (YJR110W); ancestral locus Anc_7.491), whose translation is MEYIKIAKVDDVLLHRRGAVTRGTLHLTTHHLIFTSDALSREFWVSYSTIASVFKNHGSALISRIDQHKEFMSQDANYKDLYKGKDLWSFINIKIIGKDYTVFSIDLSNEIEARDVFDSLLKLTVLKDISLSYAFIYSPSSAESQFNSWQIYDTMVEFKRQGLDLTSSECGWRLSNLNNDYKFCPTYPSKLVVPSEISDTLLMHASKYRSQGRIPVLTYYYKKTKCSITRAAQPLPGIIKQRSIQDERLVAEIFKTSGKGNNGLLQQKNIVVDARPTANAMAQAALGGGSENMDNYNFNKTCSRVFLGIDNIHVMSDTLSYMVDHFLVDGDLNLPIDKASLNAGKSFSWIKHVRLLLSSTDTLVKSIIFNRSNLLVHCSDGWDRTAQICSLVQICLDPYFRTMEGFMVLVEKDWLSFGHKFQERSGLLSSESVFHDNTMGFSGLSNSSADVNSSTTLFGKDGNELSEMDSIVNMTSSTVLNSDIVNKVSEHFKKRKKNKNSLKFSSPIFQQFLDCIYQLLTQNPTLFEFNERFLRRLVYHVYSCQYGTFLYNNEKDRLEFEVDKKTRSVWDYFRSRKSEFIERDYVPCQATGEEDENEVTWILPDLHKVEWWWQLYGRRPEEMNGPSAVPSCDSMGAELNALKTDVPERNTSKSAGIKFPKFGLELFGKR